One genomic segment of Sminthopsis crassicaudata isolate SCR6 chromosome 2, ASM4859323v1, whole genome shotgun sequence includes these proteins:
- the LOC141552780 gene encoding olfactory receptor 4K13-like gives MEQGNLSMVAEFILLGLTESRELQIFFFIFFAIVYTATVFGNLIIILTVTFEPHLHSPMYFLLANLSFIDMSLASFATPKMIYNLASKHRTITYQGCMAQMFFLHLFGGSEMMLLVAMAIDRYIAICKPLHYATIMNYRTCFGLVLLSWMTGFVHTMSQMSFTVTLPFCGPNVVDSFFCDLPRVIKLACLDTYVLELLVIADSGLLSLICFILLLISYSIILVTVQLHSSSRSSKALSTLSAHITVVILFFGPCIFIYVWPFSSISMDKTLSVFYTIFTPLLNPVIYTFRNKDMKRSIKKLKNQHVSCRLTF, from the coding sequence ATGGAACAGGGAAATCTCTCAATGGTAGCAGAATTCATTTTGCTGGGACTCACTGAGTCTCGTGAGTtgcagattttctttttcatattttttgccaTTGTCTACACAGCCACTGTGTTTGGTAACCTCATTATCATTCTCACAGTCACCTTTGAACCTCATCTTCATTCTCCCATGTACTTCTTACTAGCCAACCTCTCATTCATTGATATGTCCCTGGCCTCTTTTGCCACTCCTAAAATGATCTATAACTTAGCCAGTAAGCACAGGACCATCACTTACCAGGGTTGCATGGCCCAGATGTTTTTCCTTCACCTCTTTGGTGGCAGTGAAATGATGCTACTTGTTGCAATGGCAATTGATAGATACATAGCCATATGCAAACCTCTTCATTATGCAACCATCATGAATTATCGTACCTGCTTTGGGCTTGTGCTGCTCTCCTGGATGACTGGTTTTGTGCATACCATGAGCCAAATGAGTTTTACAGTGACCTTGCCTTTCTGTGGTCCCAATGTTGTGGACAGTTTTTTTTGTGACCTTCCTCGGGTGATCAAGCTTGCCTGCCTTGATACTTATGTCCTAGAGCTATTAGTCATTGCAGACAGTGGGTTACTCTCCCTGATTTGCTTCATCCTCCTGCTTATCTCCTATAGCATCATATTAGTCACTGTGCAACTTCATTCCTCTAGTCGGTCCTCCAAGGCTTTGTCTACACTGTCTGCACACATTACAGTGGTAATTCTTTTCTTTGGACCATGTATCTTCATTTATGTGTGGCCCTTCAGTAGCATCTCAATGGATAAGACTCTTTCTGTGTTTTACACTATTTTTACCCCACTTTTGAATCCAGTCATCTATACTTTCAGAAATAAAGATATGAAGAGATctattaaaaaactgaaaaatcagCATGTGAGCTGCAGATTGACCTTTTAA